Below is a window of Bdellovibrionota bacterium DNA.
AATGTGGAACCTTCGTCGGTTCCGGTTTCGGAAGCCGAAACCCCCGTTTTCTCGTGTCCGTTCGGAGCGGGCAGGCCGATCAGCCGCTCTACGAAATCGACAACATCCTCGGGCGGGCTCGGCATTTTAATGTAACTGTCGGCCTTGCCTTTCTCTTTTTGGTGGCGCGAAAAGAGAGCCTCGGCATCCGGCGACAAACTCGTCAATATGACCGGTACATGCTGGGTAGGTCCATGCCCTTTCAAGCGTCTGCAAAGATCTTGACCTTTGGCTTCCCCGTCCATCGAGGCAATCACCAGATCGGGGGTTTGGTGCCCGACGATCTGAGCGGCCTCTTTTTCACTGGTCGCGGAACGGACTTGATAAAAAAGTTCCTCCAAAACGCTTTTCAGCTGGCCGCTTCGGTGCGCCTCGGGGTCCACCCACAAAATCGTTTTCGGCCCGCTCTGCATAAAAGGGGCACCATTATTGCCAGGGGAAGCCGGGTGTCAATGTAGGGTTTCCGGTTCAAGTGGCGTAGGCGAGACCGAAAATCGTTTCGCACAGCGGCGGAAATGCGGCTTTTCGTGCGTCCAATCATCCTCCAAACTTGGCATTCACGTTGCTCATTGGTCTCGGCGGGATGAGGAACCGCAGAGGTCAAAGCGTAACGGAATATCTTTTGGTCTTGGTCTGGCTCTTTGTATTTGCCGGATTCTGGAAGATCCCCGAAAGGCTCAAGCAGGCCATGAATCATCGCCTTGAAGCCAGCTACGAGCTCCTGCGGCGCCCCGTTCCATAAGGAAAATGTTTTAACCAAGAAAGGAAGAATTCAAATGTCGATCAAACGGAACAAAGACAATCGCGGTCAGGGGATGACGGAGTATCTCATCATTGTTGCATTAATGGCGATATCAGCCATCGCCGTAATGAGCAAAACGTCCAAAATCATGAAAACCGGCTTCGGCGGCGTGGCCAAGGCATTGCAGGGCGAAGAGCAGCAACATGAGACGACCGATATCGGCACGACCGAAACTCAAGCCAGCGATATGGGTGACTTCACGCAAGGCGTAAACAACGACTAATAACTGAGGCCGCCTTGCCATTGACACAATGCAAGATGCCGTTACGATCATCGCGTGTCATGGCTGATACTCTGTAGTTTGACCGGTCTTCTGGTTGGCGCGGCAGTCGCATGGTTTGCGGCTGCCGGCCGACGGAAGGACTCCGGTCTCGAACTGCTGCAGCAACAGCTGACCGGTCTGAATCAACATATGGCGAAGGTGATGGCCGACGTCACGTCCATCACCAGCTCTGAAATCGGCCGCCTAAACCAACGTCTGGACGAGCGGCTCAAAGAAACGTCGCATCTGGTTCAGACCACGCACCAGAGTGTCGGTGAGCGTTTGGACCGGAATACCGAAGTGTTCGGCCGGGTCCAGCAGAGTCTCACTCGCCTTGAAGAAACAAATCGGCAGATTCAAAACGTCGGCCAGGAAATCGCCCGCCTTCAAGAGGTTCTGCGCGCCCCTAAACTTCGAGGAAATTTAGGCGAGCTTTTTCTGGAGGAACTTCTGTCCCAAATCCTCCCCCGCACGTATTACGAAATGCAATATTCCTTTAGAAGCGGACTAAAAGTGGATGCGGTGATTCGGCTCCCAAAGAATCATCTTGTGCCGATCGACGCGAAGTTCCCGCTCGAAAATTTCCAACGCATGATCGCGGCGAACGTTCCGGAACCGGAGCGCGAGGCCTACCGAAAGCAGTTCGCCGTTGATTTTCGAAAGCATGTCGACTCGATCGCTTCCAAATACATCGTACCCGATGAAGGAACACTCGATTTCGCGCTGATGTACATTCCCGCCGAAAATATTTATTACGAGGCCATTTTGCGCGACGAGAAATTCGGCGAGGGAGGAAGCATCAACGCATACGCCCTGAAGAGGCGTGTCATTCCCGTATCCCCGAACAGTCTTTATGCATACCTTCAGGCCATCGTCCTGGGCCTGCGGGGCTTGCACATCGAGGCTCGCGCGGAGGAAATCTTCAAATTTCTCGAGCAGCTCCGGAATGAACTTCAACGATTATCGGAGGATTTCGACTTAGTGGGCAAACATCTCACGAACGCATCTTCCGCGTTTGAGAAGGGCAATCGCCGATTGGATAAAGTTCGAACTCGCGTGGATGAATTGGAGAGTACAAGAACGGACGAGAGCGAACCTCTTTTGGAAGAGCCGGAGAAAGTCTCGAAAATTACGGCGGCGTCTTCGTAAATCAAGGTGGCAGGAGTTTTCTTGGGTCAAGCGCCTTCTTCCCTCTTCGAACTTCGAAATGAAAGAAAGCCCTGGCGGCCTCCTGCCGGACCTTGGCTATCGCATCTCCGCGACGCACCGGCGTCCCTTTCGGAGCCAAGATCTCTCCCAAATAGGCGTAGACGGAAAACAATTGGGAAGCATGGCGAACAATGACGAGATTTCCGTACCCCTCGACTCCACGGCCCTCATAGACGACTTTCCCATCCGCCGCCGATCGGATCGTCGAGCCGGGGTCCACCCGAAGATCCACGCCGTTGTGCATTTTCTCTCCCCTTTTTCCGAACGAAGAAACAATTTGACCCTCGGCGGGCCATGAAAAAATGAGAGGGCCTCCCTTTTTTGAAGGGACGACTGATGCGCCCGAACCCACCGCCCGGCCTGAAGCCGCCGGAGGAGACCCACTCTTCTTGATTTCCTGCTTTTGAGGTAGCGCCGCAATCGGCGGAATCGATTTTTCCACCACCTCGTCCCCATTTCCGATCGGGCCGGTCTTTTCCACGGCGGCTTTGATATCCTCATACTCCCACACGC
It encodes the following:
- a CDS encoding M23 family metallopeptidase, whose protein sequence is MGEEIFVRMQFCSIRGLTAGLTLAFLGCHVQGGAIHRVESGDTLVQIAHVYGVSLEEIIAANRIEDPNHLAPGVKLLIPGANQTRRLEKSVWEYEDIKAAVEKTGPIGNGDEVVEKSIPPIAALPQKQEIKKSGSPPAASGRAVGSGASVVPSKKGGPLIFSWPAEGQIVSSFGKRGEKMHNGVDLRVDPGSTIRSAADGKVVYEGRGVEGYGNLVIVRHASQLFSVYAYLGEILAPKGTPVRRGDAIAKVRQEAARAFFHFEVRRGKKALDPRKLLPP
- a CDS encoding DNA recombination protein RmuC, with product MSWLILCSLTGLLVGAAVAWFAAAGRRKDSGLELLQQQLTGLNQHMAKVMADVTSITSSEIGRLNQRLDERLKETSHLVQTTHQSVGERLDRNTEVFGRVQQSLTRLEETNRQIQNVGQEIARLQEVLRAPKLRGNLGELFLEELLSQILPRTYYEMQYSFRSGLKVDAVIRLPKNHLVPIDAKFPLENFQRMIAANVPEPEREAYRKQFAVDFRKHVDSIASKYIVPDEGTLDFALMYIPAENIYYEAILRDEKFGEGGSINAYALKRRVIPVSPNSLYAYLQAIVLGLRGLHIEARAEEIFKFLEQLRNELQRLSEDFDLVGKHLTNASSAFEKGNRRLDKVRTRVDELESTRTDESEPLLEEPEKVSKITAASS
- a CDS encoding response regulator is translated as MQSGPKTILWVDPEAHRSGQLKSVLEELFYQVRSATSEKEAAQIVGHQTPDLVIASMDGEAKGQDLCRRLKGHGPTQHVPVILTSLSPDAEALFSRHQKEKGKADSYIKMPSPPEDVVDFVERLIGLPAPNGHEKTGVSASETGTDEGST